In a single window of the Falsirhodobacter halotolerans genome:
- a CDS encoding mannitol dehydrogenase family protein — translation MTRLSARAPAPLGYAPEDHGVGIVHLGLGNFARAHILAYTDEALAAAGGDWRVTGVSLRGTAVADTLAPQDGRYTLLTRGAETTGRVIGALADVIAGPDAGARALAAMAAPGCRIVSITVTEKGYGITSDGALNRDHPAVAADLAHPDAPRGVIGLIVAALRQRRAEGSGPFTVLSCDNLSHNGAKLRAAVLDFAAPDADLAGWIAERVTFPSTMVDRITPASTPDTIAAARDLTGFDDAAAVETEPFRQWVIEDDFCAGRPAWDRTDVLFVPDVAPYEQMKLRMLNGAHSMMAYSGQLSGKTFTRDVMADPAHAALVRRHLAAAAATVRGLDIDLDAYAAALMDRFANPAIAHATAQIAMDGTQKMPPRITAPALEALAEGRGLRPFTFALAAWLAYVMRAAQVDDPMAARMAELRRRATTAAEVIAGMAALCPDILPPALTTGPAGRDLCDILDLILRDGMAAAMAREA, via the coding sequence ATGACCCGCCTGTCGGCACGGGCCCCCGCACCGCTCGGCTATGCTCCCGAAGATCACGGGGTGGGCATCGTGCATCTGGGCTTGGGCAATTTCGCCCGCGCCCATATTCTCGCCTATACCGACGAGGCGCTGGCGGCGGCGGGGGGCGACTGGCGGGTGACGGGCGTGTCGCTGCGCGGCACGGCGGTGGCCGACACGCTGGCCCCGCAGGACGGACGCTATACCCTGCTCACCCGGGGGGCCGAGACGACGGGGCGGGTCATCGGGGCCTTGGCGGATGTGATCGCGGGGCCGGATGCGGGCGCGCGCGCCCTGGCGGCGATGGCCGCGCCGGGCTGCCGGATCGTCAGCATCACCGTCACCGAAAAGGGCTATGGCATCACCAGCGACGGCGCGCTGAACCGCGACCATCCGGCGGTGGCGGCGGATCTTGCGCATCCCGACGCGCCCCGGGGGGTGATCGGCCTGATCGTCGCCGCCCTGCGCCAGCGGCGGGCCGAAGGGTCGGGGCCGTTCACCGTGCTCAGCTGCGACAACCTTTCGCATAACGGGGCGAAGCTGCGCGCCGCCGTGCTGGACTTCGCGGCCCCCGATGCCGATCTGGCAGGCTGGATCGCCGAACGAGTCACCTTCCCGTCCACCATGGTGGACCGGATCACCCCCGCATCGACCCCCGACACGATCGCGGCGGCGCGGGATCTGACGGGGTTCGACGACGCGGCGGCAGTGGAGACGGAGCCCTTCCGCCAATGGGTGATCGAGGATGACTTCTGCGCCGGACGCCCCGCATGGGACCGCACGGATGTCCTGTTCGTGCCCGATGTCGCCCCGTATGAGCAGATGAAGCTGCGGATGCTGAACGGCGCGCATTCCATGATGGCCTATAGCGGGCAGCTGTCGGGAAAGACCTTCACCCGCGACGTGATGGCCGATCCCGCCCATGCGGCGCTGGTGCGGCGCCATCTGGCCGCGGCGGCGGCGACGGTGCGGGGGCTGGACATTGATCTGGACGCTTATGCCGCGGCGTTGATGGACCGGTTCGCCAACCCCGCGATCGCCCATGCCACGGCGCAGATCGCCATGGACGGCACGCAGAAGATGCCGCCGCGCATCACCGCCCCGGCGCTGGAGGCGCTGGCCGAAGGACGTGGCCTCCGGCCCTTCACCTTCGCCCTCGCCGCCTGGCTGGCCTATGTGATGCGGGCGGCGCAGGTGGACGACCCGATGGCGGCGCGGATGGCCGAGCTGCGGCGGCGGGCGACCACGGCGGCGGAGGTCATCGCCGGCATGGCCGCGCTCTGCCCCGACATCCTGCCCCCGGCCCTGACGACGGGCCCCGCGGGGCGGGACCTGTGCGATATCCTGGATCTGATCCTGCGGGACGGCATGGCGGCGGCCATGGCGCGCGAGGCCTGA
- the repA gene encoding plasmid partitioning protein RepA has protein sequence MTRQERIDVLVGEHAQRLSERLQAHREQLFPPNASKELRKFTSGEVADLLGVKDAYLRKLHLDGRGPSPETRAGGRRYYSLHDVQELRQMLEKGTKTPGTYLPGRREGDHLQVITVINFKGGSGKTTTAAHLAQKLALDGYRVLAVDLDPQASFSALHGFQPEFDLIDGGTLYDAIRYDDPVPLRDVIRRSYFPGLDIIPGNLDLMEFEHETPRALAERSAQFFFTRVGDKLAEVRDDYDVVVIDCPPQLGFLTMSALSAATAVLVTVHPQMLDVMSMCQFLLMTSNLLGVVAEAGGDMNYDWLRYVVTRYEPGDGPQNQMVSFMRSMFGDHVLNHPVLKSTAISDAGITKQTLYEVERGQFTRSTYERAMESLNAVNGEIGTLIQQAWGRKGAV, from the coding sequence ATGACGCGGCAGGAACGGATCGACGTTCTGGTGGGAGAGCATGCACAGCGGCTCTCGGAACGGCTTCAGGCCCATCGGGAACAGCTTTTTCCCCCGAATGCCAGCAAGGAATTGCGAAAGTTCACCAGCGGCGAGGTGGCCGATCTCTTGGGGGTCAAGGACGCCTATCTGCGCAAGCTGCATCTGGACGGGCGCGGCCCCAGCCCGGAAACCCGGGCCGGCGGGCGGCGGTATTACAGCCTGCATGATGTGCAGGAATTGCGCCAAATGCTTGAAAAGGGGACGAAAACCCCCGGAACCTATCTTCCCGGCCGGCGCGAGGGCGACCATCTTCAGGTCATCACCGTCATCAATTTCAAGGGGGGATCGGGCAAGACCACCACCGCTGCGCATCTGGCGCAGAAGCTGGCGCTGGACGGATACCGGGTTCTGGCGGTCGATCTGGACCCGCAGGCCAGTTTCTCCGCCCTGCACGGGTTTCAGCCCGAATTCGATCTGATCGACGGCGGCACGCTCTATGACGCGATCCGCTATGACGACCCCGTTCCCCTGCGCGACGTGATTCGGCGCAGCTATTTCCCGGGGCTGGACATCATTCCCGGCAACCTCGACCTGATGGAGTTCGAGCACGAGACCCCGCGCGCGCTGGCCGAACGGTCGGCGCAGTTTTTCTTCACCCGCGTGGGCGACAAGCTGGCCGAGGTGCGGGACGATTACGACGTGGTCGTCATCGATTGCCCGCCGCAGCTGGGGTTCTTGACCATGTCCGCACTTTCGGCTGCCACGGCGGTTCTGGTGACTGTCCATCCGCAGATGCTGGATGTGATGTCGATGTGCCAGTTCCTGCTGATGACCTCGAACCTTCTGGGGGTCGTGGCCGAGGCGGGGGGCGACATGAATTACGACTGGCTGCGCTATGTCGTCACCCGCTACGAGCCGGGCGACGGGCCGCAGAACCAGATGGTCAGCTTCATGCGGTCGATGTTCGGCGATCATGTGCTGAACCACCCCGTATTGAAATCCACCGCGATTTCGGATGCGGGCATCACCAAGCAGACCCTGTATGAGGTCGAGCGCGGGCAGTTCACCCGCTCCACCTATGAACGCGCGATGGAAAGCCTGAACGCGGTCAATGGTGAGATCGGGACGCTGATCCAGCAGGCCTGGGGCCGGAAAGGAGCCGTGTGA
- the repB gene encoding plasmid partitioning protein RepB → MARKDLLKGLMTPTPQAPAPQTAPRVTKGAIGAVSQSIADLRNRSVIEVPSDMIDHAGLRDRLDEDAEGIAALAESLREYGQQVPVLLRHSPNTEGRYEIVYGRRRVAAMKLLGQPVKAMIRNLNDRDLVIAQGQENTARKDLSFIEKANFARHMRDGGFERKVICDALQIDKTLISRMLSIAEAIPPALLAAIGAAPGIGRDRWKTLADRLPGKDPASLVDAAQGETSDLRFEAVLAATNTRAQPVERPALLGAHGPLGEVSRKAKVTTLQFSREAAAGFDDWLIANLDEIHRDWLARREE, encoded by the coding sequence ATGGCGCGAAAGGATCTTTTGAAGGGCCTGATGACCCCTACCCCGCAGGCGCCCGCGCCGCAGACGGCGCCCCGGGTGACGAAGGGGGCGATCGGCGCCGTCAGCCAATCCATCGCCGATCTGCGCAACCGTTCGGTGATCGAGGTTCCGTCCGACATGATCGACCACGCCGGTCTTCGCGACCGTCTGGACGAGGATGCCGAGGGCATTGCCGCGCTGGCCGAATCCCTGCGGGAATATGGCCAGCAGGTGCCCGTCCTTCTGCGCCATTCGCCCAACACCGAAGGTCGCTACGAGATCGTCTATGGCCGCCGCCGCGTGGCCGCCATGAAGCTTCTGGGTCAGCCGGTCAAGGCGATGATCCGCAACCTGAACGACCGCGATCTGGTAATCGCGCAGGGGCAGGAGAACACGGCGCGCAAGGACCTGTCCTTCATCGAAAAGGCGAACTTCGCGCGCCACATGCGCGACGGAGGGTTCGAGCGGAAGGTCATCTGCGATGCGCTTCAGATCGACAAGACTTTGATTTCCCGCATGTTATCCATTGCCGAGGCCATCCCCCCTGCCCTGCTGGCGGCGATTGGCGCGGCCCCCGGCATCGGTCGGGACCGGTGGAAGACCCTTGCCGACCGGCTTCCCGGCAAGGATCCCGCGTCACTTGTGGACGCCGCCCAGGGTGAGACGTCCGACCTGCGGTTCGAGGCGGTGCTGGCCGCCACCAACACCCGCGCCCAGCCGGTGGAGCGCCCTGCCCTTCTGGGCGCGCATGGCCCCTTGGGTGAGGTGTCGCGCAAGGCGAAGGTGACCACGCTTCAATTTTCCCGCGAGGCTGCGGCCGGTTTCGACGACTGGCTGATCGCGAATCTGGACGAAATTCACCGCGACTGGCTTGCCCGTCGCGAGGAATGA
- the repC gene encoding plasmid replication protein RepC, with product MTHISMTPFGRRATADLSAHRALAEAPCPAADIDKWAVLRDLTTARAAFKVSDRDLTVLQALLSFHPPQMLQADGPTIVFPSNARLAERLHGMPESTLRRHIATLVQAGLILRHDSPNGKRFARRNEQGAISRAFGFDMRPLLVRAAEIAEAAEQAREDARELHALRETVILHLRDIVALAGPLADVMDIHRALRRKLTVQTARDLAQRSLAMVTMVRESHSVAEISGGYDSQNERHIQDSNKPLSESEPYHEQLQDAGPVLHDLLSACPSSADYAQEPIREWRQAITTAQVVCPMMGITPDVWHAARTSMGAAQAAAAVFCILERFEVIRQPGAYLRRLSQKAAEGTFSVDRMIRSLLSGQRIVPS from the coding sequence ATGACGCATATTTCCATGACGCCTTTCGGGCGGCGGGCGACGGCTGACCTGTCGGCACACCGCGCGCTGGCGGAAGCCCCCTGCCCTGCTGCCGACATCGACAAATGGGCCGTACTGCGCGACCTGACGACCGCGCGCGCGGCGTTCAAGGTCAGCGATCGCGATCTGACGGTGCTGCAGGCGCTTTTGTCGTTTCATCCGCCGCAGATGCTGCAGGCCGACGGGCCGACCATCGTTTTTCCGTCGAACGCGCGACTGGCGGAACGGCTGCACGGGATGCCGGAAAGCACCCTGCGGCGTCACATCGCGACCTTGGTCCAGGCGGGACTGATCCTGCGCCATGACAGCCCGAACGGCAAACGCTTTGCCCGGCGCAATGAACAGGGCGCAATCTCCCGCGCGTTCGGATTTGACATGCGCCCGTTGCTTGTGCGCGCAGCCGAGATCGCTGAGGCGGCCGAACAGGCGCGGGAGGACGCGCGGGAGCTCCACGCCTTGCGTGAGACGGTGATCCTGCATCTGCGGGACATTGTGGCCCTGGCCGGTCCCTTGGCCGATGTCATGGACATTCACCGCGCCTTGCGTCGGAAGCTGACGGTTCAGACGGCACGCGACTTGGCGCAGCGCAGTTTGGCGATGGTAACGATGGTCCGTGAGAGCCATTCTGTAGCAGAGATTTCGGGCGGCTATGACAGCCAAAATGAGCGGCACATACAGGATTCAAACAAACCCCTATCTGAATCTGAACCTTACCATGAACAGCTCCAGGACGCGGGCCCTGTCCTGCACGACCTGCTGTCGGCCTGCCCATCAAGCGCGGATTACGCACAGGAACCGATTAGAGAATGGCGTCAGGCGATCACAACGGCGCAGGTGGTGTGCCCCATGATGGGGATAACGCCAGATGTCTGGCACGCGGCCCGCACCAGTATGGGGGCAGCGCAGGCAGCGGCGGCGGTGTTCTGCATTCTGGAGCGGTTCGAGGTGATCCGTCAGCCAGGCGCCTATCTTCGGCGGCTGTCACAAAAGGCGGCAGAGGGGACGTTCAGCGTTGATCGGATGATAAGAAGCTTGTTGAGCGGCCAGAGGATCGTGCCGAGTTGA
- a CDS encoding AbrB family transcriptional regulator, producing MTSPSPARRNLILRWMRLGGLSLALVVVFEVLHFPAALLLGPMLAAIVSGLTNTVVHIPRRLFTAAQGMVGMMMAASIPADFLTQIEVHWPTIASGTVFVTFAAASLGYLVTRAKLFPGTTAIWGSSPGAATAMVLMSGGYGADMRLVAFMQYLRVACCALVATLLARAFAPAAAQDAALIWFPPTDWGFAAPTTVVGVLAAMVAPRLRLPGGGLLGALFAGILFKATGLPITLHPVLLAAAFAVIGCSVGMRFTRDVVRHAARALPAVLASITALIAMCAAFGVGLHVVTGVDLLTALLATSPGGADTVAIIAASASVPVDVAFVMTMQVARFLFVVMTAPTLARFLSRDATRK from the coding sequence ATGACATCCCCCTCCCCCGCGCGCCGCAACCTGATCCTGCGGTGGATGCGGCTCGGCGGGCTTTCGCTGGCTCTGGTCGTTGTGTTCGAAGTGCTGCATTTCCCGGCCGCGCTCCTTCTTGGGCCGATGCTCGCGGCCATCGTCTCAGGCCTCACGAACACGGTGGTGCACATTCCCCGCCGTCTATTCACCGCCGCACAGGGCATGGTCGGAATGATGATGGCGGCCAGTATTCCGGCCGATTTCCTGACCCAGATCGAGGTGCATTGGCCGACCATCGCGTCGGGCACGGTCTTCGTCACCTTTGCGGCCGCCTCGCTCGGCTATCTGGTGACCCGCGCCAAGCTGTTTCCGGGCACGACGGCGATCTGGGGGTCGTCCCCCGGCGCCGCAACGGCCATGGTCCTGATGTCCGGGGGGTATGGGGCCGACATGCGACTGGTTGCGTTCATGCAGTATCTGCGGGTGGCCTGTTGCGCGCTTGTGGCCACGCTTCTGGCCCGTGCCTTCGCCCCTGCTGCGGCCCAGGACGCGGCGCTGATCTGGTTTCCGCCGACGGATTGGGGTTTTGCCGCGCCGACAACGGTGGTGGGCGTGCTGGCGGCCATGGTGGCCCCACGGCTGCGTTTGCCCGGCGGCGGGCTTCTGGGCGCGCTGTTCGCGGGGATCCTGTTCAAGGCCACCGGACTGCCGATCACCTTGCATCCGGTTCTTCTGGCGGCCGCCTTCGCCGTCATCGGTTGCAGCGTGGGGATGCGGTTCACGCGCGATGTGGTGCGTCATGCGGCGCGGGCACTTCCGGCGGTTCTGGCCTCCATCACGGCGCTGATCGCGATGTGCGCAGCCTTCGGTGTGGGGCTGCATGTGGTGACGGGCGTCGATCTTCTGACGGCGCTTCTGGCCACCAGCCCCGGTGGGGCCGACACGGTGGCGATCATTGCCGCTTCGGCATCCGTTCCCGTCGATGTCGCCTTCGTCATGACGATGCAGGTCGCGCGTTTCCTGTTCGTGGTCATGACCGCGCCGACCCTGGCACGTTTTCTGTCCCGGGATGCCACGCGAAAATAG
- a CDS encoding sensor histidine kinase, producing the protein MTLGFAALLLIISVLLWSYTRSAANETYDLVLGGAARAIVERTLPARDGATVDLPASAMEMLAIVPDARVVYSVFVPGRGVVTGASGLPLPPGFVPEERPTFFDAIWNGAPMRFVIQGRMIDTPSGRTWVEVQIGQTVEARSAHQYLLFVSAMAGLAFVTVIGLGFVWLAIRQALHPLSRIEADILARDPRNLDELRHRPPVEIERLFDAINGFIQRLRANRTLTEGFIADVAHQTRTSLSALQGHLTLAADAQTEAELRHRLKRAERQGERTIRLTNQLLSHAMVVHRSDRDGLHPVALTPLLRALMAELIRDTRTRDVTFTFDVDDFAPGGDRVLGDEVALREAFRNLIENALRHGPADNVIDIDLRADGPDRIFVSVSDAGPGIPEPDRARALERFTSLSPATAGSGLGLAIVQAVAQAHHAGLRLTTSARGGLKVIMTFARIALLAALLWPTDPAMAAVVRVASATDEAAMTGLIAAFEARNPDIQIVYSDRQTVPLYQQALDGTLRADVIISSAMDLQVDLVNRGLARPLDLIEARGLPARAVWRDELFAFTLEPAVLIYDRRIIAESELPDTHEGLIAFIRNRDHLLRGRIGIYDIRAAGIGYLFATQDAELGQGVAQLEEALGHAEVRVFPTTRDMTARVAGGELTMALNLIGSYALAIDDPNVGIHLFRDYNLVMMRTAFVTTFAEDAAAAARFVAFLISHPGQTDIAEEGQLLPILPLLSLQTPSMRLIREHAGTILPIRLGPQLLTYLDAVKQRRFIANWESALRIPPLPHSNTLPIDRTRP; encoded by the coding sequence ATGACCCTGGGCTTCGCCGCGCTATTGCTGATCATCTCCGTCCTGCTGTGGAGCTATACCCGCAGCGCCGCGAACGAGACCTATGATCTGGTTCTGGGCGGGGCCGCGCGGGCCATCGTGGAACGCACCCTGCCCGCCCGCGACGGCGCCACCGTCGATCTGCCCGCCAGCGCGATGGAGATGCTGGCCATCGTCCCCGATGCCCGCGTCGTATATTCCGTGTTTGTTCCGGGGCGCGGCGTGGTCACGGGCGCCTCCGGCCTGCCCCTGCCCCCCGGCTTTGTGCCCGAGGAACGGCCCACCTTCTTCGACGCCATCTGGAACGGTGCGCCCATGCGCTTCGTCATCCAGGGGCGCATGATCGACACGCCCTCCGGCCGCACATGGGTGGAGGTGCAGATCGGCCAGACGGTGGAGGCGCGCTCCGCCCACCAATATCTGCTGTTCGTGTCGGCCATGGCGGGTCTGGCCTTCGTCACGGTCATCGGTCTGGGCTTCGTCTGGCTGGCGATCCGGCAGGCGCTGCACCCCCTGTCGCGGATCGAGGCGGACATTCTGGCCCGCGATCCGCGCAATCTGGACGAGCTGCGCCACCGCCCGCCGGTGGAGATCGAGCGGCTGTTCGACGCCATCAACGGCTTCATCCAGCGCCTGCGCGCCAACCGCACCCTGACCGAAGGGTTCATCGCCGATGTGGCGCACCAGACCCGCACCTCGCTTTCGGCGCTTCAGGGGCACCTGACGCTGGCCGCCGATGCGCAGACGGAGGCCGAGTTGCGCCACCGCCTGAAACGCGCCGAACGGCAGGGCGAACGCACCATTCGCCTGACCAACCAGCTTTTGTCACACGCCATGGTTGTGCACCGGTCGGACCGCGACGGGTTGCACCCCGTGGCCCTGACGCCGCTGCTGCGCGCGCTGATGGCGGAACTGATCCGCGACACGCGGACGCGCGATGTGACCTTCACCTTCGACGTCGACGATTTCGCCCCCGGCGGCGACCGTGTTCTGGGGGACGAGGTCGCGCTGCGCGAGGCGTTCCGCAACCTGATCGAGAACGCGTTGCGCCACGGCCCCGCCGACAACGTGATCGACATCGACCTGCGGGCCGACGGGCCGGACCGCATCTTCGTCTCCGTCTCGGATGCGGGCCCCGGCATTCCCGAACCCGACCGTGCCCGCGCGCTGGAACGGTTCACCTCGCTCAGCCCCGCCACCGCCGGGTCGGGTCTGGGTCTGGCCATCGTGCAGGCCGTGGCGCAGGCGCATCACGCGGGGTTGCGCCTGACCACCTCGGCACGCGGAGGATTGAAGGTGATCATGACATTCGCTCGCATCGCGCTTCTGGCGGCCCTGCTTTGGCCCACCGATCCGGCAATGGCGGCGGTGGTGCGCGTCGCGTCCGCCACGGACGAGGCGGCGATGACCGGCCTCATCGCCGCGTTCGAGGCGCGCAACCCCGACATCCAGATCGTCTATTCCGACCGGCAGACGGTGCCGCTTTATCAACAGGCGCTGGACGGAACGCTGCGGGCGGACGTCATCATCAGTTCGGCCATGGATCTGCAGGTGGATCTGGTCAATCGCGGCCTCGCCCGCCCGCTGGACCTGATCGAGGCGCGCGGCCTGCCCGCCCGTGCCGTCTGGCGCGACGAACTGTTCGCCTTCACCCTGGAACCCGCCGTGTTGATCTATGACCGGCGCATCATCGCGGAAAGCGAACTGCCCGACACGCATGAAGGGCTGATCGCCTTCATCCGCAATCGCGATCACCTTCTGCGCGGCCGCATCGGCATTTACGACATTCGCGCCGCGGGCATCGGGTATCTGTTCGCGACACAGGACGCGGAACTGGGTCAGGGCGTGGCACAGCTGGAGGAAGCCCTGGGCCACGCCGAGGTGCGGGTGTTCCCCACGACCCGCGACATGACCGCCCGCGTGGCCGGGGGGGAGCTGACGATGGCGTTGAACCTCATCGGCTCCTACGCCCTTGCGATCGACGATCCGAATGTGGGCATCCACCTGTTTCGCGATTACAATCTGGTCATGATGCGCACCGCCTTCGTGACGACCTTTGCCGAGGATGCGGCGGCGGCGGCGCGGTTCGTGGCCTTCCTGATCTCGCATCCCGGCCAGACGGACATCGCCGAGGAGGGGCAGTTGCTGCCGATCCTGCCGCTTCTCAGCCTGCAGACCCCCTCCATGCGCCTGATCCGCGAACATGCGGGCACCATCCTGCCCATTCGCCTTGGGCCACAATTGCTGACCTATCTTGACGCGGTGAAGCAACGCCGCTTCATCGCCAATTGGGAAAGCGCGCTGCGCATCCCCCCCCTGCCCCATTCCAACACCCTTCCCATCGACAGGACACGACCATGA
- a CDS encoding response regulator transcription factor yields MLTRRSALPPPCAPRYRAAMRMLLVEDNDDLAETILDRLRSEGHAIDRERDGIDAHALLTHARFDLVILDVNLPGMSGYEVLRRLRERGDATPVLILTARSEIDDRIVGLDAGADDYMVKPFDFRELSARCRVLARRRSGTASNVFTAGALTFDRGARRARMGGLDLDLRPREIQLLEILIDNLGRMLTKEEVADKLYTFEEAPTLNAVEQIVTRLRRKLEGSTLTLRTARGLGYMAYVTED; encoded by the coding sequence ATGCTGACACGGCGATCCGCGCTTCCCCCCCCGTGCGCCCCCCGCTATCGTGCCGCCATGCGGATGCTTCTGGTTGAGGATAACGACGATCTGGCGGAGACGATCCTTGATCGCCTGCGAAGCGAGGGACATGCGATCGACCGCGAACGCGACGGGATCGACGCCCACGCCCTTCTGACGCACGCGCGGTTCGATCTGGTGATTCTGGACGTGAACCTGCCCGGCATGTCGGGATACGAGGTGCTGCGCCGCCTGCGCGAACGGGGGGACGCGACGCCGGTCCTGATCCTGACCGCCCGGTCCGAGATTGACGATCGCATTGTGGGCCTGGATGCCGGGGCGGACGATTATATGGTCAAACCCTTTGATTTTAGGGAACTTTCCGCGCGTTGCCGTGTTCTGGCGCGGCGTCGGTCGGGCACCGCGTCCAACGTGTTCACCGCGGGGGCGCTGACCTTCGACCGGGGGGCGCGGCGCGCGCGGATGGGGGGGCTGGATCTGGACCTGCGCCCGCGCGAGATCCAGCTTCTGGAAATCCTGATCGACAATCTGGGCCGGATGCTGACCAAGGAGGAGGTGGCCGACAAGCTCTATACCTTCGAGGAGGCGCCCACCCTGAACGCGGTCGAACAGATCGTGACCCGCCTGCGCCGCAAGCTGGAAGGCTCCACCCTGACGCTGCGCACCGCGCGCGGCCTTGGATACATGGCCTATGTCACCGAGGATTAG
- a CDS encoding Bug family tripartite tricarboxylate transporter substrate binding protein produces the protein MKFSRIAALGAVMSMCALPALAEIRRPECVAPAQPGGGFDLTCRVAQQGLEAQFSRPIEVTFMPGGIGAVAFNMFNTTRKADQDAIVAFSSGSLLNLLTGKYGPNWTEDDVRWLATAGADYGAVIVRADSKFQTLNDVMDALKANPGGVVVGAGGSVGSQDWMKAALLLRATGGEPQSMRYVAFDGGGDAVAGLLGGSIEVYTGDAGEMTSHLEAGDLRVLAVMADERLDAPFAEIPTAKELGYDVSWTILRGFYVGKDVADADYDQWVNAFKAAYDTPEFAETQKSHGLMPLNMAGDELTAFVHEQTEQLRAIATEAGLIQ, from the coding sequence ATGAAATTTTCTCGTATCGCCGCCCTCGGGGCGGTCATGTCCATGTGCGCCTTGCCCGCGCTGGCCGAGATTCGCAGGCCCGAATGCGTGGCCCCGGCGCAGCCCGGCGGCGGCTTCGACCTGACCTGCCGGGTGGCGCAGCAGGGGCTGGAAGCGCAATTCTCGCGCCCGATCGAGGTGACGTTCATGCCCGGCGGCATCGGCGCCGTGGCGTTCAACATGTTCAACACCACCCGCAAGGCCGATCAGGACGCCATCGTCGCGTTCTCGTCCGGGTCGCTTCTGAACCTGCTGACGGGGAAATACGGGCCGAACTGGACCGAGGACGACGTGCGCTGGCTGGCCACGGCGGGGGCCGATTACGGCGCGGTCATCGTGCGCGCCGACAGCAAGTTCCAGACCCTGAACGACGTGATGGACGCGCTGAAGGCCAATCCGGGCGGCGTGGTCGTGGGGGCCGGCGGTTCCGTCGGGTCGCAGGACTGGATGAAGGCCGCGCTGTTGCTGCGCGCCACGGGCGGTGAGCCGCAAAGTATGCGCTATGTCGCGTTCGATGGCGGCGGCGATGCGGTCGCGGGCCTTCTCGGCGGCTCGATCGAGGTCTATACCGGCGATGCGGGCGAGATGACGTCGCATCTGGAAGCGGGCGATCTGCGGGTTCTGGCCGTGATGGCCGACGAACGTCTGGACGCCCCCTTTGCGGAAATCCCGACGGCCAAGGAACTGGGATACGACGTGTCCTGGACCATCCTGCGCGGCTTCTATGTCGGCAAGGACGTGGCCGATGCGGATTACGACCAGTGGGTCAACGCCTTCAAGGCCGCCTATGACACTCCCGAATTCGCCGAGACGCAGAAATCGCACGGCCTGATGCCGCTGAACATGGCGGGCGACGAACTGACGGCCTTTGTGCACGAACAGACCGAGCAGCTGCGCGCCATCGCGACCGAAGCGGGTCTGATCCAGTAA
- a CDS encoding tripartite tricarboxylate transporter TctB family protein, producing the protein MADRIFAGVMLVVTLAYGWLAFTAISAPFQYDPLGPESWPRILSVVTALCFAIIILRPDTPSMNVARPTWIRLSIMVVLLIAYAELYERLGFIIATFLFGTLAARMLGATWARAALFGAIAGVVGFLLCVELLELNLPRGLLDF; encoded by the coding sequence ATGGCCGACCGCATTTTCGCGGGGGTCATGCTGGTGGTGACGCTGGCTTATGGATGGCTGGCCTTCACCGCCATCAGCGCCCCCTTCCAATATGACCCCCTCGGACCCGAATCCTGGCCCCGCATCCTGTCGGTCGTGACCGCCTTGTGCTTTGCCATCATCATCCTGCGGCCGGACACCCCGTCCATGAACGTGGCGCGTCCGACATGGATCCGTCTGTCGATCATGGTCGTCCTGCTGATCGCCTATGCCGAGCTGTATGAACGGCTGGGTTTCATCATCGCGACCTTCCTGTTCGGCACGCTTGCCGCGCGCATGTTGGGCGCGACCTGGGCCCGCGCCGCCCTGTTCGGGGCCATCGCCGGGGTCGTGGGGTTCCTCCTGTGCGTCGAACTTCTTGAGCTGAACCTGCCTCGCGGCCTGCTGGATTTCTGA